AAAAGGCAGTAGCGTTTTTGAATTGAAACTGCATTTTGATAAATCAATATATGTGGATAGGATTGCGGAATTACCCCGTAAATTAAAAGAAGTCACACTATCACATATATAAATTATCTACCAATAATATCAACAAAATTTAACAAAGGGAGGAGAGATGAATATCATAGAAGGATTTAGATTGGATTCTTTGGAAGTCCACTTCGGGCGCACCGTAAAGACGGGAGATTTTGAGAATATAAGGGCTGATTTGACAATCGGTGGAGCAATTACCGCACAGAAAGATGTTACAGAAGTCAGTACTCAACTGTTCCAGTTACTGGATAAGCAAATATCAGAACAGCTGAAGACTTCTCCTACAAACCCTACGCCAAAAGAACCCCCTAAAACTCCTACTCCAACAGGTAGCGGGAAACCAGGACAGGGGACAAGACAGAGTTCCGGCAGAACAGGTCGAAGTTCACAAGGTGATGGGGAAGAAAAACTCTGCACAGAGAAACAATCAAAAAAAGTCTGGGCCATGTTGTATAACGAAAATTTAACGAAGGATGAGATCGTCCAACGGCTTGAAGAAAGGTTTGGCACATCAGATATTACTGATAACATATCCTGTGCGGATGTAAGCGATTTCATAGAAGAGTTGCAATCAGCTGCCGTATAACCACGATTATTACTACAAAAGGGGCTGCTTGAGGATTCGGTAGCCCCAAACATTTTATACGGAAAGGAGGAAAACTACTATGGTAACAGAACCTTTCAGCGTATCCAGAATTAATTTATTTGACCAATGTAGCCTTGCATGGAAGAGAAAATATGTTGAACACATTCCCGATGTGTCCGGAAAAGAGGCACAAGTTGGCAGCGCTGCACACAAAGCAATTCAGATTTACACGGAGAATCTTACAAACGGGCATAAAAGGAGTTTGAATTCAATTATCGGTGAAGGAGTAGCAAGCGTGGGGAATATCGACATCCTCAAGGAAGTTACGGAAATCATTGAGACATTTGTTGTAACACACCACAATCTGGATGTGGAAACAATTGTCGGCATTGAAGAAAATATAGAGAAACCTATTGATAAATACAACTTTCGGGGAATTATTGATTTGTTGCAAGTGAATGAAACCACTGGACTTATCACGGACTACAAGAGTTCTCGGAAAATAATTTCTCAAACTGAAATTGATAATAACCTGCAACTATCGTCCTACGCGATGTTGGCACACAAAAAATACCCCACACTCAAGCGTTTTATTTGCAGATTGGATTTTATAAGATACGGACAATTGGTCGAGACTGAGCGGAATCTGGAGGATATTCAACTTACGGAACAATTTCTTGGACAAAAAATGAAAACCATTAGCAAAGCGATAGATGAAAACAAGTTTGACCCAAAACCGAATTCTTATTGTAAATGGTGTTCATATATAGATACTTGTCCTGTACACCCTAAGACCTCAACTCCGAAAGAAGTGGCAAGTCAGGTGCTTGTCCTTGAAGCCCTACTAAAAAGGGAAAAAGAAACGCTAAAAGCCATGGTAGCCAAGCAAGGAGCGGTAACCGTAAATGACATGGTATTTGACTTTTATCCTGCAAGCTCGGACGTGTTCCCGATAGATAAAGTAATACAAGTGCTTGCGGAATACAAGATAAACAATCCCAATAATTACCTAAAGGTAAATACAAAAGAGTTAGAAAATCTTGATCCCAGGATTTATGAAAAGCTGTTACTTTTATCAGAGCAAAAAACGACTACAAGATTTGACCATAAAAGGCAGGTGGCACAATGAGAATAAAATTTCCCAAAGGACCACTTTGGATAACGATAATCGTTTTAACTCTGGAAACAGCCGACCTACTTATGAAATGGATACGAGAATCTCGCTTGAGGCAGGAGATGCTGCGAGAGGAGGAGTCCAGGGATTCCAAGAACTATGTGCTTAAAAAATGCTTGCAAATTCTGTCCGAACGGCAGGATAGGGAGGGGGGATGAAAGCTCAAGATGATGAATTAACAAGACCCGAAGGAATTTCGCTATCAATATTTTTGGAAGCAGAAAAACACCGGCATTTAGAAGATGTTCAAATGATAGAAGGTGCATTGAGCCAGCTTACCCGTAAGTTCTGTTTTTCAGAAGACGAACAGGAAAAAATAAAAGAACGGAGTAGACGTTATATTAAATTTTAGGAGGGGAGATGAATAACCATTATATATGGCTTTTCGTAATCAACCCGCTTGTATGTATTTTAATCTTATGGGTATTATGCAAAGTAGTGTTTAGTCAACTGTTGTTGAAACAAATAACGGCAGAAAGCATGGGAAAGATGCTGAAAAAACTATTACCGGTAAATCAAATAGTTGAAGGTCTTGTCCCATTAGGACAGGAATTACAGCTAAGTGTTAATGAAAGCATTCCTGGGTTTGCGAAATTCTTTTGCAGGAGATGGTATAGAGAGGTATCGGAAATCACGGAGGGTTTGGGTAATGTGGACAAATTGCAAGAGCTTGTAAAAACAGTTATAGATGAGATAAACCTGTCGGAAATTATCCGGCAGAATGCAGAGAAACAAAATCCGGGAGTTGTATGTAAACTTCTGGATTCGGCATTTCCAACATCGGTGATAATAACCGCAGGTATCATTATGGGAACGATTATATCTCTTTTACAGTTAGTAATTTTAAAAGCATAATAACGGGGGCAGGTCCTGGCGTTAAAGAGAGACGGATAAAAAGATTATGCCAGACCGTCTTACTGTCCTAACGGGCTTATTATCTGTGTAATTTACTTATCAGGTTCTGCACGCCATTCTTCTTAAAAGAAGATAAAGCACGGTAAAGACTGGGAATTGGTAGCCAGTTACCTGGCCATCACAGGAGGTATGGGCATGTACAAGGGATTGGAAGTTCAAATTCAGATGGTGCGAGAAACAAGTGAAAAATTAGGACCTTCTATAAAAACCCCACAAACTGTATGGGAATTACTTTTAGACCTTCGCAAAAAAGATAGGGAATATTTTGTGGTTCTCTGTTTGGATTGTAAGAATAGGGTGCTGTGTATTAACACGGTTAGCATTGGAACTTTGAATGCGAGTATGGTGCATCCGAGAGAAGTCTTCAAACCTGCTATTCTGGCAAACTCGGCAAGCATAATTCTTGCGCACAACCATCCAAGCGGAGATCCAGGACCAAGCAGTTCCGATAAAGAAATTACAAAACAAATCATAGCGGCAGGGGAAATATTGAATATTCCTGTGTTAGAC
The genomic region above belongs to bacterium and contains:
- a CDS encoding PD-(D/E)XK nuclease family protein — protein: MVTEPFSVSRINLFDQCSLAWKRKYVEHIPDVSGKEAQVGSAAHKAIQIYTENLTNGHKRSLNSIIGEGVASVGNIDILKEVTEIIETFVVTHHNLDVETIVGIEENIEKPIDKYNFRGIIDLLQVNETTGLITDYKSSRKIISQTEIDNNLQLSSYAMLAHKKYPTLKRFICRLDFIRYGQLVETERNLEDIQLTEQFLGQKMKTISKAIDENKFDPKPNSYCKWCSYIDTCPVHPKTSTPKEVASQVLVLEALLKREKETLKAMVAKQGAVTVNDMVFDFYPASSDVFPIDKVIQVLAEYKINNPNNYLKVNTKELENLDPRIYEKLLLLSEQKTTTRFDHKRQVAQ
- the radC gene encoding DNA repair protein RadC, encoding MGMYKGLEVQIQMVRETSEKLGPSIKTPQTVWELLLDLRKKDREYFVVLCLDCKNRVLCINTVSIGTLNASMVHPREVFKPAILANSASIILAHNHPSGDPGPSSSDKEITKQIIAAGEILNIPVLDHVIIGKDSWISLKIEKLM